The Odocoileus virginianus isolate 20LAN1187 ecotype Illinois chromosome 14, Ovbor_1.2, whole genome shotgun sequence genome contains the following window.
taggatgataatctctaggtccatccatgttgctgcaaatggcattatttcaatgttttttatggctgactagtaTCCTGTTatgcatatataccacatcttctttatccattcatctactgatggacatttaggttgcagACATgccttggctactgtgaatagtgctgttattCACTTGAACATAGAGGTACGTGCATCttcttgaattatagttttgtctggatatatacccaagagtgggactgctggatcatatggtaactctgttttcagctttttgagaaacctccatactgttgtccatagtggctgcaccaacttacactGGAGTGAGACCCTTGTTGATGGACTATGAAAGAGTTAACTGGGCTCCTCAGAGAAGCAAACTCATGCGCTAGAGCTCTTACACAGCTGGCTCAAATCAACTGTGCTAACTTCCGGGATATTTAAAAAGGCAAACGAGAGTCCACAAACTGGTAGGCTGGCATTTTGAATAGCACCTCTAGGCTGAAAATGTTCAAATGAGCTCTCTGATGCCTGACCAGCATCTATGATGCTGGCTCACACGTGAATTAATTCTATTTGTAACTGTTTACAAGGGCGTTCTGCTGATCCCCACAAtgcagagatgactgagcaacagtACCTGCCCTCAGGGACTCACATTTACTGGggagaaagacaaacaaaaacatttactGTACGTGTGATGAGCACCATAACCCAGGTGAGCACCAGCACTGTTTCAAGATGCAAATGCCAAAGCATTAACTTCCCGCTTTCTCTCCTCTGCCCGGGAACTAGACACCCTGAACGGCCACACTCAACTTTAACCCATGCTGAGGTGGTTTTGCTGCTGTAACTTGATAGATTTTACACAAGGAGGCCTCGTCACTCAGTCTTTATAATTGAGCCCCCATggtggagagggaaagaaaaaccaTCAGAAGCCAAAGATCATTGGTCGCCACTCACACCCCTCCCTCCTCACAAGAGCCTCCACCGTGCCCGTGTCTTTGTCAGTCTCTGTCCTCCTGACATCTGGGCATTATACACAGAGCTGCTGTCAGCACGGACGATGCTGGGGCATCACTCAGATCAGAAACACAGCTGTGGACAGAGACAGCTGTGACAAAGTTAGACCAGTTAACAACACGAAGAGAAAACCGACGAGGATGGGCCCAGGACAGGGACTTCAAAAGAGAAGGATCTAGAAAAGCTGGTGGGGACCTCCAGCATCTCTGTAGTAATAATCCTCTTTATGATTGTCATGTGGACATCAAATGTGAAGGGGCAGGCACTGTGTCATGCTGTCAGACGGCTTTGCTGGAAAAGTCCCCTAATTCAATACCAAGAGATAGCATATACTTCAATTATATTATCAAGGATTAGCATACAGATGCAATGAAAACTTCAATTCTATTTAACATAAGCTTATTTACAttgttttgtctcattttttttaagataaagtcCTATTCAGAACTTTCTAAGTTTTGGTCTGTCTTAAGTAGGTTCACCTTCAGTGGACTTTTTCTGCTATCAATTCTCTTTAGATTAAAAAGGACCTTATATTACAGAAGCaatgatttttctgctttttaaaaaataccgcATAATGTTAAACATGCTTTTGTAAACTATGCACAGTCCCACCTACCCAACAGCCCCTGCTGACCCCCAGCTTTGGCAGGTTTACTAGGCAAACTCAGGCCCAAGCCTCCCAGGGAGCAAGCAGCCCAGCGGAGGCCACTGGCAGGAGGCCAGGCCCCACCCACCTGAGCATCTGCTTTTTGTGATTCTCCACTTCTTGGAGCAGAACTtgcttctctgactctttgtctTGCTCTTTAGCCGACTGCTCAAGCTCCTTTGAGAGGAAATCAGCTCTATGTTAAAATGGTTTTGAAAGGTAATGAAAAACTGGAAAGCGCTTCTATCAGTTATGCAACAGCACCTGAACACCCGCCTAGAACAGAAGACTCAGGAATGCTGCTTCACACACAACAAACATCCTTCCACACAGATAGCTGtgtaaaagggaagaaaggacCATCCTCAAGACCTCAAAATGAGAAAGGAACTACGAGTCAGAGCAGTCTTCCCGTGAGGGATgtgaggctgccctggagcagGAGATGTGTTCCTGTAATCTAGGACGTACctgaagagaaaaggggaaaaactaCAATAACATAGGAGCCTACTGACCCCCCTCTGGGATATGATGGAAACAGCACACTGCTATCTGTTTCTACATGTCCTCAATCCTGGTACACATTTCATCTTAGACTGAGTGGCAAACACGGTTTTCAAGTCCAGGTGGGGACAGAAAACGAAGCCTTGGCCACCTGAGGCTGGGAATTGGAACTGAGACCATTGCAAAGCCAGGACCACAAAGGGATACATATATCCTCAGTGAAAAGGTGAATGAGGAAAATCTCTGTCAACCTGCACAGAGAAattgtggagtttttttttttttttttttgtggggccTAGCTAGAGGGATATAAATGTCTCCCCTGATTATAACCATGGAACTCCCCTCACAGGATCGAGGGTCCAAGTTTACCCTCCCTGAGTGGTTCAAGAACCTCCACAAggataaaagaacaaaaagtgcTCCCAGACTTGTGGTAATCCCAGGAGACCTGGTAAAAGCAAATGCAAAAACCTCTGAAGAGACTTATGTTCAACCCAGGTCGCACAAAAGCCCCATAGGTAAGGCCTTCTGAAAAGAAAGACTCAGAGCCCAGAACAAACACAAGGACACAACCATCCACCACAGTGAGGGACAGCAGACCTCACTTTCTTTTCGTCTAGAACTCTCTGGTTCTCTGTGACCAGAATTTCCATTTCTCCCaccttgcctccctccctcccttcttcccacaCATCCATTCTTCCCCTCAGCGATGGTGCCCAATCTGTACCATCACAAGGGACATGCAGTGAACACCAGGAACAGTCCTGCTGTCATAGAGTTTACAGTCCATTAAAGAACCTAGATTTTAAACAAATCATTAACTTAATACATTTGCAAAACCTCTCCAATGcacattcttttctttccccaggTGCAGGGTCCCAGCTCCGCACTCACTCACCTGTATTCTGTGCCGCAGTTGCTggaacttctctttcactttagtgttcagttcagtaagTGCACTTAATGGTCCTGAACAATCTCGAATATCCTAGGAGACATTGAAGAGATGAAGGGGCCTTTCTCAAGGCAATGAGAGGAAATGACACCCACTGTACAATGAGAGAGTTGGCTTAGACCACAACTAAGTTGGAGCTATTGATTTTAATTCATCCTAATCTTTGCTGTTTACCTCTGTAACACAAGCAGAAGcattataatttacatttttttcatcccTCTTTGGAATAAGTCTGAGCGAGTAACATAGAAGCATAAACAGAAAGACAACAgtgcgacttccctggtggtacagtagacAGGAAATCTGATgttgcggagcaactaagcccgcacaccacaactgctgagcctgcctactgcaactactgaaggcctgcgggtcctagagcctgtgctccgtcacaagagaagccacggcaatgagaagcccatgcactgcaacaaagagtagcccccacttgctacaATTAGtgaaagcccatgagcagcaacgaagactcagtgcaaccaaaaattaattaataaataagttttcaaaaacagaaatgaactaAGGAACTAATAAGTCTTGACATTTAACAGAACACCACCCAGCCATTATAAAAGGCTTAAGGCAGCTTGTATATCTGACAAGAATGAACACCTGAGAGAGTACTGTAACTTTAGGTCTTTCCAACTTAAAAAGGAGGATGCTAAATACTTGGCATATGACAAGATGAACCTCTTTAAGATTAATTGCTTGATCTAACTTTACAAATCATCTATTAATACTATAAATCACACAGTTTACAGACATGTTCAAATGTAGATTTAGAATTTGTTTCTGGACATTCAGAATTACCAGGGCCAAGTAAAAAGCAGGCCCTAGAGTCAGACCATGTGGATTCAAATTCTGGTTGTAGAAATTTATCAGATGCATAATCCTGAAAAAGTTACCGAGgcttctgtgtctcagtttcctcatcacaTGACCCACTTCATGACCAGGTACCCACATAAAGGGCTTAGCAGGAGTTGCCACACTCTAAGGATGTGCTAAATCTAGCTATAATCAATTGTTCTCTTCAGAAGAAAGCGAATCTTAGAGAGTGCAAAATGGGGCTGAAGCAATTTAGATCACCTGAAAAgccaatttcatttttatgactcctaaatttatttttctagaattggcCCAGATGTTTTGTAGTTTATACATGGGAAACGTGAAGTTCAAAAAGTTTAAATGTTTGTATCAAGTTGTTCTTGTTCTCTGGATTACTCATTAAATAACAGTTCCATGCAACATTTCACAAGCtataaatttgctttattttgcacCTGATTTCCGTGGGGAGCTTACTTTCCTTTACCTTTTACCACAGCTAGATGCAGACTCTTACTCAGCATCTAAGGTTGAGTAACACTGCTGGAAATGAAAACGATCCGCCCAAAAGGAAGGTTTAAAACTCTTAGTTTCTTTTTGATAAACTAAAGGAACTATTTCTACGTTCCCAATTGCCAGTTGGTTTATTGCACGTTCCCAATTGCCAATTGGTTTATTGCACTATTACCTTCTACCCTTAATTGGCTTAGGCAAAGGATCTCAATCGCCCCATCTGTTAAACGAAGTAGACGCCAAGAATTTCCTCCAGGATGACTTTCATTGTCCGCGTCCCAGTTTTGCTATTATCTGCTTTCTGCTCAGGCAGACTCCTCTTCCTCATTTACACAATCACAACTACGGTCTAGGTCACGTTCATTTCACCCAGTACCTCCTGTGCCAGGTGGCCTTTGGTGCCACGGGGCATCAGACCAGCAGGGGGCGAGGCTGATGGCCTACAGGACGCTACTAAAGGATGGGGAGGACGGAGTCAGAAGGCGGGGCCAGGCAGGATGACAGGTACGTTTTGAGGCTGGCTGGGGGTGGCGAGGTGACAGCCAGGGGTGTGTAGGGGAGGTGCTACACAGAGGAAGCCCAGTTAGGAgcggaggtggaggagggggtgtCCTGGGAGATGGCGAGCTAACGGCAGTCGGACGGAATATCAAGGCCAACGATCAAGGGGACGGAGGGGACGGGGCCAAGGGGCGGGACAGTTGAGGGGTAGTGGGCAGGGTGCTGGGCCAGTGGCCGCGGGGACTTGACCAAGTGGAGACAGCTCGGGAGTGAGACCGCTGAACTCAAAGAAGCCCAGCTGAGCTTGGATTTAGGACTGCTGGACCCTGGCGGGGATCCCGGGCATTAGTACCTGGATAAGCGCCTTCACCTCCAGGTCGAATTTGACAATCTCTTGGTTACAGATACGGACGTGGACATCTTGGACAGTCGCCATGTTGGAAATGCCGGCTACGGGAAGCCGCGGAGCCCAAGTTCCAACGCGTTTTCGCACCGGCTTCCTTCTTAACCTCCGGGTCTTGCGGCAGCGCCCCCTAGAGACCGGCCTGAGGCGAGCGAGGGTGGTGGCGCCAAGTCGCGTGGCCTTTGCCTGACACGTGGGAAGCATCAGTCGGCCTCTTGGTGTGGAcctagaagaaagaaaggagggaattGTCAGGAACGCTTGAACAGGGGCCTCTCCCCATGTTCTGCCCATAAGCCATTCTAATGACTGCACGTTTCTtgcgcgggggcgggggggcgggggaagattggaagaaaattatCCATTGGGATGTCTCTGGAAGGTGgaattaaacaattttttataCTCCTTTAGactttcttgtattttt
Protein-coding sequences here:
- the BNIP1 gene encoding vesicle transport protein SEC20, coding for MLPTCQAKATRLGATTLARLRPVSRGRCRKTRRLRRKPVRKRVGTWAPRLPVAGISNMATVQDVHVRICNQEIVKFDLEVKALIQDIRDCSGPLSALTELNTKVKEKFQQLRHRIQELEQSAKEQDKESEKQVLLQEVENHKKQMLSNQTSWRKANLTCKIAIDNLEKAELLQGGDLFRQRKTAKESLAQTSSAITESLMGISRMMSQQVQQSEEAMQTLVNSSRTILDANEEFKSMSGTIQLGRKLITKYNRRELTDKLLIFLALALFLATVLYILKKRLFPFL